A DNA window from Capnocytophaga sp. ARDL2 contains the following coding sequences:
- a CDS encoding T9SS type A sorting domain-containing protein: MKKLTVFLSLVVCITTHSQEVLWQKTIGGIYSDYLFDATATLDNGFLLAGSSLSIKSGNKNSTNKGNLDYFLWKIDSEGEQEWQISFGGDGADLLKSIAKTNDMGYLLGGYSNSAKSGDKSSPNFGKNDLWLVKINAKGELEWEKSYGGTGNDELIKVVPLPKGEFLILATSNSEAHSFKKQNGFGGLDFWILKIDAKGTILWEQTYGGSYNDEPVTAIPTENGYIIGGNSNSPQSGNKTQDNNGGYDFWIIKIDENGNLLEQFVFGEEQDDILNEIIYHKNTNSYLISITTYSSENQNDVMIVKTDERFTPVQQFSYNFGGNEFLTSTKFTQNNEFLLTGYKQDFKENTKNFLAFTIDWNGEKTWEKEISTTGNDVLRNALVTKDGGIVLAGHSDDKNVTYKKTSFGRDDYWVVKLHSKEKTKANEIELEAYPNPTENWTEIIVNHKYEKGEVNVYDVSGRLLHTEPIQYDLVPVNLSSYPTGAYIVNIKTDVFNGSVKVIRK; encoded by the coding sequence ATGAAAAAACTCACAGTATTTTTATCGTTAGTTGTTTGTATTACAACACATTCTCAGGAAGTTTTATGGCAAAAAACAATCGGTGGAATCTATTCAGATTACTTATTTGATGCAACTGCCACTTTAGACAATGGTTTTCTACTTGCGGGGAGTTCCCTTTCTATCAAAAGTGGTAATAAGAACAGTACCAACAAAGGAAATTTAGATTATTTTTTGTGGAAAATAGACAGCGAAGGCGAACAAGAATGGCAGATTTCTTTTGGTGGTGATGGTGCAGATTTATTAAAAAGTATCGCCAAAACCAACGATATGGGCTATTTGTTGGGTGGTTACTCCAATTCTGCTAAAAGTGGAGATAAATCTTCTCCAAATTTTGGAAAAAACGACCTTTGGTTGGTAAAAATCAATGCGAAAGGTGAATTGGAATGGGAAAAAAGTTACGGTGGAACTGGAAATGATGAATTAATTAAGGTTGTACCTCTTCCAAAAGGTGAGTTTTTGATTTTAGCAACTTCCAATTCTGAGGCTCATTCGTTTAAAAAACAAAATGGGTTTGGTGGTCTTGATTTTTGGATTTTGAAAATTGACGCTAAAGGAACCATTCTTTGGGAACAGACTTACGGAGGTAGTTACAATGACGAACCTGTTACAGCTATTCCTACCGAAAACGGATACATCATTGGTGGAAATTCCAATTCGCCACAATCGGGCAACAAAACGCAAGATAACAATGGTGGATACGATTTTTGGATTATAAAAATTGATGAAAACGGAAACTTATTGGAGCAATTTGTATTTGGAGAAGAACAAGATGATATCCTCAATGAAATCATTTATCACAAAAACACCAATAGCTATTTGATTTCTATAACAACTTATTCTTCAGAAAATCAGAATGATGTAATGATTGTCAAAACAGACGAACGCTTTACACCTGTTCAACAATTTTCATATAATTTTGGAGGAAATGAATTTTTAACTTCTACCAAATTTACCCAAAACAACGAATTTTTATTGACAGGATACAAACAAGATTTCAAAGAAAATACAAAGAATTTTTTGGCATTTACCATTGATTGGAATGGCGAAAAAACTTGGGAAAAGGAAATTTCGACCACTGGAAACGATGTGTTGAGAAATGCCCTTGTTACCAAAGATGGCGGAATTGTATTGGCTGGGCATTCCGATGATAAAAACGTAACCTATAAGAAAACTTCGTTTGGTAGAGATGATTATTGGGTCGTGAAATTGCACTCAAAAGAAAAAACAAAAGCAAATGAAATAGAATTGGAAGCCTATCCCAACCCAACAGAAAATTGGACAGAAATCATCGTCAATCACAAATACGAAAAAGGCGAAGTGAATGTGTATGATGTCAGTGGGCGACTTTTGCATACAGAACCAATACAGTACGATTTAGTTCCTGTAAATTTATCATCTTATCCCACAGGTGCTTATATTGTAAATATAAAGACTGATGTGTTTAACGGTTCAGTCAAAGTAATAAGAAAATAA
- a CDS encoding NAD kinase: MKFAIYAQNYKPHYHKIVNKLIKAIKKNGGMIAFEAEFYQLLKENHVLTEDFSVFSTYDDLDETTHFFISIGGDGTMLRAANFVKNKNIPLVGVNTGRLGFLANVQESAIDFLIPLLFTNQFTLSRRTLLKVDNPTVDVTNFKVNFALNEITLARKNTTSMITIDTYIDNEFLATYWADGIIISTPTGSTGYNLSCGEPIIAPNSNCLVITPIAPHNLTTRPLIISDRSKIRMKVESREQQFLLSMDSDTATISTAEEIEISLSNHTVNLVEFPSVTFVKTLRNKLLWGEDKRN; encoded by the coding sequence ATGAAATTTGCTATTTACGCACAAAATTATAAACCTCATTACCACAAGATCGTCAATAAGTTGATCAAGGCTATTAAGAAAAACGGTGGAATGATTGCATTTGAAGCCGAATTTTATCAATTATTGAAAGAAAATCATGTATTGACTGAAGATTTTTCTGTTTTTTCTACGTATGATGATTTGGACGAAACTACACATTTTTTCATAAGTATTGGGGGAGATGGTACCATGTTGCGTGCCGCTAATTTTGTAAAAAACAAAAACATTCCATTGGTTGGTGTAAATACAGGTCGATTGGGATTTTTGGCAAATGTACAAGAAAGTGCCATTGATTTTCTGATTCCATTGTTGTTTACCAATCAATTTACTTTGTCACGTCGTACTTTGTTGAAAGTGGACAATCCGACGGTAGATGTTACTAATTTTAAGGTAAACTTTGCCTTAAACGAAATTACTTTGGCTCGAAAAAACACGACATCGATGATTACTATCGATACCTATATCGACAACGAATTTTTGGCAACCTATTGGGCAGACGGCATCATTATTTCTACCCCAACTGGTTCGACAGGATACAATTTGAGTTGTGGTGAACCTATCATTGCACCAAATTCCAACTGCTTGGTTATCACACCCATTGCACCACACAATCTCACCACAAGACCGTTGATTATCAGCGATAGAAGCAAAATACGTATGAAAGTAGAAAGTCGAGAACAACAATTTTTACTTTCGATGGATTCGGATACCGCTACGATTTCCACAGCAGAAGAAATCGAAATTTCGCTTTCCAACCACACGGTAAACTTAGTCGAATTCCCATCTGTAACCTTTGTAAAAACCCTGAGAAACAAACTATTGTGGGGAGAAGACAAGAGAAATTAA
- a CDS encoding CBS domain-containing protein, with product MFSNKLIRKEISSLEAKTSVKQLIDIMQSLEVSHYPIQYHGIFWGMIYLEDLFSINENDTILEHLYLLQPFFIREDFNGMQLYENFYKNDANILPVLSFNNKFLGCILLKDMSKITMQIPMFKEEGCSLIISTPTPNYSLGEVARIVENGNGKLLGVFITEINAMRTEISLKFNALNINDIIQTFRRFDYEIVSKHSEDLLAEELKDHSEYFDKYLNI from the coding sequence ATGTTTTCAAACAAATTAATTAGAAAAGAAATTAGCAGTTTAGAAGCAAAAACTTCTGTAAAACAATTGATTGATATTATGCAATCATTAGAAGTATCGCATTATCCCATTCAATATCATGGTATTTTTTGGGGAATGATTTACTTAGAAGACTTATTTTCAATTAATGAAAACGATACTATTTTAGAACATTTATACCTATTACAGCCATTTTTTATTAGAGAAGATTTTAATGGAATGCAGTTGTATGAAAATTTTTATAAAAACGATGCGAATATTTTGCCCGTTTTGAGTTTTAACAATAAATTTTTAGGTTGTATTTTGCTAAAAGATATGAGCAAAATCACAATGCAAATCCCTATGTTCAAAGAAGAAGGTTGCTCGTTGATTATCTCCACTCCTACCCCCAATTATTCCTTGGGCGAAGTAGCGAGAATTGTGGAAAATGGCAACGGAAAATTGTTAGGAGTTTTTATCACAGAAATCAATGCGATGCGAACAGAAATTTCTCTAAAATTCAATGCTCTGAACATCAACGATATCATTCAAACTTTTAGGAGATTTGACTATGAAATCGTATCCAAACACAGCGAAGATTTATTAGCTGAAGAATTGAAAGACCATTCAGAATATTTTGACAAATACCTAAATATCTAA
- a CDS encoding pyridoxine 5'-phosphate synthase: protein MTKLSVNINKIATLRNSRGGNVPNLLQVATDAQRFGADGITVHPRPDERHIRYQDARDLPSVITTEYNIEGNPMDQFLDLVFECMPTQVTLVPDAVDALTSNAGWDTVKHKDFLTEVITECKAKGIRTSIFVDPVLEMIEGAKVVGADRIELYTEEFAHQYGLGNEKAIEPYVKSAVLANELGLGINAGHDLSLQNIEFFQKNIPNLLEVSIGHALIAESIYLGLENVICMYKQKLR from the coding sequence ATGACAAAACTATCAGTAAATATAAATAAAATTGCCACATTACGCAATTCCCGTGGTGGAAATGTTCCTAATTTGTTGCAAGTAGCGACTGATGCTCAGAGATTTGGGGCAGACGGAATCACTGTGCATCCAAGACCAGACGAGAGACACATTCGCTATCAAGATGCCAGAGATTTGCCGTCGGTAATCACAACCGAATACAATATTGAAGGAAATCCTATGGATCAATTTCTTGACTTGGTGTTTGAATGTATGCCTACACAGGTTACTTTAGTACCTGATGCTGTGGATGCTTTGACCTCAAATGCGGGGTGGGATACGGTAAAACATAAAGATTTTCTTACCGAAGTCATCACTGAATGTAAAGCAAAAGGTATCCGTACATCGATTTTCGTAGATCCCGTTTTGGAAATGATAGAAGGGGCAAAAGTGGTAGGTGCCGATCGCATCGAATTATATACCGAAGAATTTGCTCATCAATACGGTTTGGGCAACGAAAAAGCGATTGAACCTTATGTGAAATCAGCTGTTTTGGCAAACGAATTAGGTTTGGGAATCAACGCAGGACATGATTTGAGCCTACAAAACATCGAATTTTTTCAAAAAAATATTCCTAATTTGTTGGAAGTTTCGATAGGTCATGCCCTAATTGCAGAGTCGATTTATTTGGGATTGGAAAATGTAATTTGTATGTATAAACAAAAATTGAGATAA
- a CDS encoding alpha/beta fold hydrolase: MIYGRVEGEGTPFIFIHGYLGMSDNWKSFGTEMANRGFQSHLIDMRNHGRSFHSMEFSYEIMADDVKGYCDANDLKNIVLLGHSMGGKVAMLFATKYPEYIKKLIVVDIAPKYYAPHHQEIMKALNAVQFYEGITRNEIQDTISSYIKESGVVQFLMKNVYRVTPEQLGFRFHLEAFNADDTSIGKALDSEATFDGDVLFIRGALSKYVLNEDWESILHHFPQAKLATIEGAGHWVHADKPKEITETIIDFVK; this comes from the coding sequence ATGATTTACGGAAGAGTAGAAGGTGAAGGAACGCCATTTATTTTTATTCACGGATATTTGGGAATGTCTGACAATTGGAAAAGTTTTGGAACAGAAATGGCAAATCGTGGGTTTCAATCTCATTTGATAGATATGCGAAATCACGGTCGCAGTTTTCATTCGATGGAATTTTCTTATGAAATTATGGCAGATGATGTAAAGGGATATTGTGATGCTAATGATTTGAAAAACATTGTTTTATTAGGACATTCTATGGGTGGAAAAGTAGCAATGTTGTTTGCTACAAAATATCCAGAATACATTAAAAAATTAATTGTAGTAGATATTGCACCAAAATATTATGCTCCTCATCATCAGGAAATTATGAAAGCATTGAATGCAGTGCAATTTTATGAGGGAATTACAAGAAATGAAATTCAAGACACCATTTCATCTTATATCAAAGAGTCAGGAGTGGTTCAATTTTTAATGAAAAATGTGTATCGAGTAACACCTGAGCAATTGGGCTTTCGATTCCATTTAGAAGCATTTAATGCCGATGATACTTCCATAGGAAAAGCCTTGGATAGCGAGGCAACATTTGATGGTGATGTTTTGTTTATCAGAGGTGCATTGTCAAAATATGTTTTGAATGAAGATTGGGAAAGCATTCTACATCATTTTCCACAGGCAAAATTAGCAACTATCGAAGGAGCAGGACATTGGGTACATGCCGACAAACCAAAAGAAATTACAGAAACAATTATTGATTTTGTAAAATAA
- a CDS encoding ATP-dependent helicase has product MQHYIDQLNEAQRAPVLQKDGPMIVIAGAGSGKTRVLTMRIAYLMHQGVDAFNILALTFTNKAAKEMKERIAHIVGSAEAKNLWMGTFHSVFARILRAESDKLGYPSNFTIYDSQDSQRLIGQIIKEMQLDKDVYKPKEVANRISSFKNGMITVHVYFNTPELMEQDAMSKKPRIGEIYQEYVARCFKAGAMDFDDLLLKTNELFVRFPDALLKYQSRFQYILVDEYQDTNNSQYMIVRALADRFQNICVVGDDAQSIYAFRGANINNILNFQKDFEGVKTYRLEQNYRSSKNIVEAANTVIDKNKVKLDKVVWTANDDGPKIKVHRSLTDAEEGRFVASTIFEEKMTKQMKNGDFAILYRTNAQSRAMEDALRKRDIPYRIYGGLSFYQRKEIKDVLAYLRMVINPKDEEALVRIINYPTRGIGTTTVEKLNVAANHYKRSIFEVMEHIDKIDLKLTTGTKNKISDFVTMIKNFQVINQNQDAWYLTDYILKKTGLIQELKKDGTPEGIARLDNIEELLNGIKDFTEGQKEVDGARGALSEFLEDVALASDLDNDKGDDDRVALMTIHLAKGLEFPTVFIVGMEEDLFPSSMSVNTRSELEEERRLFYVALTRAEHQAYLTYSQSRYRWGKLIDCDPSRFIQEIEPQYLEFLTAPETNYRYQSSLSPDIFGDVDKSKLRLTKPVAGTPPKYTTEDRERARATHDIRNLKKVSQAVNSNASAENQQLQIGQFVNHNRFGVGKILNIEGAGADKKATIEFETGGVKTLLLRFAKFTVL; this is encoded by the coding sequence ATGCAACACTATATCGACCAATTAAACGAGGCTCAACGAGCTCCGGTTTTGCAAAAAGACGGGCCAATGATTGTCATTGCGGGTGCGGGTTCTGGTAAAACGCGTGTATTGACTATGCGTATTGCGTATTTGATGCATCAGGGAGTTGATGCATTTAATATCCTAGCTTTGACCTTTACTAATAAGGCGGCAAAAGAGATGAAAGAACGAATCGCTCACATCGTCGGTAGTGCTGAAGCAAAAAATCTATGGATGGGTACTTTTCACTCAGTTTTTGCAAGGATTTTGCGTGCAGAGTCAGATAAATTGGGCTATCCGTCCAATTTTACGATTTATGATTCACAGGATTCTCAACGATTGATTGGTCAGATTATTAAGGAAATGCAACTTGATAAAGATGTGTATAAACCCAAAGAAGTTGCCAATAGAATTTCGTCGTTTAAAAACGGAATGATTACCGTACATGTGTATTTCAATACACCCGAATTGATGGAGCAAGATGCCATGTCGAAAAAACCGAGAATTGGGGAAATTTATCAAGAATATGTGGCTCGTTGTTTCAAAGCTGGAGCTATGGATTTTGATGATTTATTATTGAAAACCAACGAATTGTTTGTGAGGTTTCCAGACGCATTGTTGAAATATCAATCGCGTTTTCAGTACATTTTGGTAGATGAGTATCAGGATACCAACAATTCGCAATACATGATTGTTCGTGCATTAGCAGATCGCTTTCAAAACATTTGTGTAGTGGGAGATGATGCACAGTCGATTTATGCGTTTCGTGGGGCGAATATCAACAATATTTTAAACTTTCAAAAGGATTTTGAAGGGGTAAAAACTTATCGTTTGGAGCAAAATTATCGTTCGTCGAAAAATATAGTAGAAGCAGCCAACACGGTGATAGACAAAAACAAAGTGAAATTGGACAAAGTGGTATGGACAGCCAATGACGATGGTCCAAAAATCAAAGTTCACCGTTCGTTGACCGATGCAGAAGAAGGTCGTTTTGTAGCATCGACGATATTTGAAGAAAAAATGACCAAGCAGATGAAAAACGGTGATTTTGCCATTTTGTACCGTACCAATGCACAATCTCGTGCTATGGAAGACGCTTTGCGAAAACGAGACATTCCGTATAGAATCTATGGAGGATTGTCGTTTTATCAACGCAAGGAAATCAAAGATGTATTGGCGTATTTGCGTATGGTCATCAATCCGAAAGATGAAGAAGCGTTGGTACGAATCATCAATTATCCAACCAGAGGAATAGGAACTACTACGGTAGAAAAACTCAATGTAGCTGCCAACCATTACAAGCGAAGTATTTTTGAGGTAATGGAACACATAGACAAAATAGATTTGAAATTGACCACTGGTACCAAAAATAAAATCAGTGATTTTGTTACGATGATTAAAAATTTTCAAGTCATCAATCAAAATCAAGATGCTTGGTATTTGACGGATTATATTTTGAAAAAAACGGGCTTGATTCAGGAGTTGAAAAAAGATGGAACACCCGAGGGAATTGCTCGTTTAGACAATATTGAAGAATTGCTCAATGGTATTAAAGATTTTACCGAAGGTCAAAAAGAAGTAGATGGAGCAAGAGGTGCTTTGTCAGAATTTCTCGAAGATGTGGCATTAGCGTCGGATTTAGACAATGACAAAGGAGACGACGACCGTGTGGCATTGATGACGATACACCTGGCAAAGGGATTGGAATTTCCTACGGTTTTTATCGTCGGAATGGAAGAAGATTTATTTCCAAGTAGTATGAGTGTCAATACCCGTTCGGAACTGGAAGAAGAGCGAAGATTGTTTTATGTAGCCCTTACTCGTGCCGAACATCAGGCGTATTTAACCTATTCGCAGTCTCGCTATCGTTGGGGAAAACTCATCGATTGCGACCCATCGCGTTTCATTCAAGAAATCGAACCACAATATTTGGAGTTTCTCACAGCACCTGAGACCAATTATCGTTATCAGTCGTCGTTGTCGCCAGATATTTTTGGCGATGTAGACAAATCTAAACTACGATTGACTAAACCAGTGGCAGGTACACCACCGAAATACACCACCGAAGACCGTGAAAGAGCCAGAGCTACTCACGATATTCGCAATTTGAAAAAGGTAAGTCAGGCTGTGAATAGCAATGCATCGGCAGAAAATCAGCAGTTGCAAATAGGTCAGTTTGTCAATCACAACCGCTTTGGTGTAGGAAAAATATTGAACATCGAAGGAGCAGGAGCTGACAAAAAAGCCACTATCGAATTTGAAACAG